The DNA sequence TCCAGCAATGTCATCAAAGATGCTTAATGTAAATACTAAAAAAGAACATAGACTATTTGATAAATTTGTTAACTTATATGAAAAATTACTTAAAGTAAGTCTTAAGCACAAATTTATAGTATTAATAGGATCATTAGTTTTACTAGTGGGAAGTGGATTTTTAGTAGTATCTAAAGGAACTATACTAATGCCTGAAACTGATAGTACACAGTTATCAGTAACCCTTGAGATGCCAAAAGAAGCTAAAAAACAAGATGCAAGAGACATGAGTGAAACAATAATAGATAGAATAACAGAAATTGAAGATGTAGATACAGTAGGAGCACTTCAAAGTGATGGAACAAGTTCTATGTTTGGTCAGGGTGGAAATAGCGTATCTTTTTATGTATTGTTAAAAGAAGATAAAAAACTATCAAGTAAAGAAGTTGCAAATATAATAACTAAAAAAACAAAAGACTTAAAAGCTGATATAAAAGTTAATTCATCAAATATGGATATGTCAGCATTAGGTGGATCGGGAATAAATTTAATAGTAAAAGGAAACGACCTAGATAAATTAAAAGATATAGCAAAAGACGTATCTAAAATACTAGAAAAAACAGAAGGTGTAACTGAAGTAGATAATGGTCTAGGAGATGGAAATAAAGAAACAAAAATTATAGTAGATAAAGAAAAAGCTATGAAGTACTCTTTAACAGTAGCACAAGTTTATCAAGAAGTATCGAAAGCATTAAAAAGTGAAAATACAGCAACTACATTAAATGTTGGTTCAAATGAATATCCAGTAATTGTTGTAGATGATGAAAATAATTCGTTAAGTAGAGAAAGTTTAAGCAATTACAAAATAAAAGGAACTAAAGATAACGAAGAAGTTGAAGTTAAATTAGAAAACATAGCAACTATTGAAGAAGTAGAAAGCTTAAATTCTATAAATCATGAAAGACAAGTAAGAAATATATCAGTAACAGCATCAATAGATAGTGAACACAACATAGGCCTTGTAAGTAAAGATGTTGAAGATAAATTAAAAGATTATAAACTACCTGATGGTTACACTATAGATATGGGTGGAGAGCTTGAGTCTATGAATAGTGCTTTTGGTGATTTAATAAAAATGATTTCTCTGGCAATATTATTTATTTACTTAATAATGGTTGCACAGTTCCAGTCATTATTATCACCATTTATAGTATTATTTACAATACCACTTGCATTTACAGGAGGATTCTTAGGTCTTTTAGTAACAGGATTTGAACTAAGTATGATATCAATGCTAGGATTTTTAATGCTTGCAGGTATAGTAGTTAACAACGGTATAGTATTTATTGACTATGTTAACCAACTAAGACTTAGTGGTTTAGACAAAAAAAGTGCATTAGTATTAGCTGGAAAAACTAGAATAAGACCAATTCTTATGACAGCACTTACAACAATACTTGGACTTTTAACACTAGCAATGGGCATAGGTACAGGAGCAGAGATGATTCAGCCAATGGCAATAGTTACAATAGGTGGACTTAGTTATGCAACAGTTTTAACCTTATTTATAGTTCCTATTATGTATGATATACTTAATAGAAAAGAATTAAAACAAAACATAATTGATGAGGAGGAGATGTAGTGGAAAACAACACTCACTCTGAAAAAGAAATATTAATTTTTAATGCAGTAAATGAACTTTTAAATGAAGGAGTAAAACTTCACACAGTAAAAGTTGCTGATATTGCGAAAAAGGCTGGAATTGGAAAAGGAACTATTTACGATTACTTTAAATCTAAAGAAGAAATTTTAGAAAGAGCTTTTCTTTATAATATGGATATAGAACTTTATGAAAACATAAAAAAAATAAATAAAGGAAACAACTTCAAAGAGAAAGTTTATATTATATTAGATATAATTGAAAAAAGTACAACTGATTATAGTTCTTTTAGTAATATATTATTTTCTAATTTAAGTCACAATGAATTTAAGGGAATATTAGAAAATAACAAAGATTATATTAATAAAAGATATGAATTATTAAAAAAATCTATAAATGATTTATTATCAATTGGAGTTTTGGAAAATATCATAAAAGAACAAGAAGATAAAGATTATCAAATTATGGTATTTGAAAGTGTGGTAACGGGATTTGGTCATACAATATGTATTAAAAATGAAGATAAAAAAACAATTGAAAATATAAAATCTAGAGCATACAAATTGCTTATAAAGGGATTAAATTAAAAAAGAGCCTTATATAAAGGCTCTTTTTTAATTTATATATTCCTCAGATTGTATAATCTTTGATTTTTTCTTTTCAATAAATCTATTAATATATATAATAATTACTCCAGTAACTGGAACTGATAACATCATTCCTAGAAAACCTGTATACTTACCAGCTAAAGTAACTGCAAGTATAGTTAGTATAGGAGGAACTCCAACTTGTTTTCCAACAAAGTGAGGTTCAAGTATTGCACTTTCTAATTGCTGAACTATAATCATAACAACTAAAACTATTAAAGCCTTATCAAAAGAGAAGAATAGGTTTATAAATGTTGCAACTATAGTTCCTATGATTGGACCAAAGAATGGAATCATATTTGTTATACCAACTATTATCCCAACAAATAATGGATAATGAGAGTTTAATAAGAATAAAATTATAGTACAAGCAGTACCATAAATTAAAGAATCTAAAAACTTTGCAATTATATAAGAACCTATATTTTTATCAAGAATTTTACCAAATTCTTTAGCCTTTAAGTAAAACTTACCAAATAAACATTCACATAAATCATTAACTATTTCTATATTTCTTTCCTTAGATAATAATAAGTATATTGAAATAACTATACCTAAGAATATGTTAACTGTATAAGTAACTATTAAACCTATTAACTCTAATAAAGTTTGGCTAAGTACACCTGCAATAGATGTAATTGATGGAATTAAAGTGTTTGTTATAAAATCCTTAACTTGAAGTGCAGATTCTGGATTTTTTACACTTATATTAAAATTAGCAAGTGCAGAAGTAATTACACTTTCAACATCTTTTATACTATGTGGCATAAGTGAATACAAATCAGTTATATTTGTCTGTATTATTGGAACTATATATATCCAAACAAATACTAAACTTATTAAAAGAACACCATAAATTATGGCAACACTAATACCTCTATTTAATTTGAACTTTTTTTGTAAAAGATTCATAGGCTTATTTAATATATAAGCAATAAAAAAACCTATAACAAAAGGTGTTAACACCCCAGATATTGTCTGAATGTTAGTTGTGATAAAACTTAATATTTGATTGAAATTTTTATAGATAATTACTCCTATGAAAAAAATTATAATTGGAACAATATATCGTATAGATTTCGAGACTTCATCTAAAAACTTTTTCATGTATCCTCCTTAAAGTTATTCCTAAATTAATATTTAAAGTAGTATACCATTAAAATTGAAATTTTTAAACTTAAAATTTATAACAATTAAATAAATATAAACTTATATAAGTTTTTTTGAAAAAAAATAAATAATGTAGTAAAATAAAGTTGACTAAAACAATTATGATAAGGGTTGATAATATTGGAGTATATTTTAAATAAAAGACAGTTAAAAATAATTGAAATACTAAAAAATAGTACCGAACCTATAAACAGCAAAGCACTAGCTACTGATATAGGTTGTTCTACAAAAACTATACAGGTAGAAGTTAAAAACATAAACTCTACTTTAGAAAAAGTAAAAATAGACTCAATAAGAGGAATGGGATATAAATTAGTTGGAGACATTAAATCAGTTGATAAGCTAGAAAACAATACAAATTACAATGATGTGGATAGGGTAAGTTATATATTAAAACAAATTTTAACTTTGTATAAAAATAAAACTCTAAAACTAGAAAATTTAGCTGATGATATGTATGTTAGTTTATCAACAATAAAAAATGACTTAAAAGAAGTTAAAGATATATTAAAAGATTATAATTTGAAAATAATATCAAAACATAAATTAGGAATTAGCTTAGATGGAGATATTGAGGATTTAAAAAGATGTATATTAGAATCAAATATTAAATATAAGGATTTAAGTCTAGAAGGCTTTTTTTCTGATTATGTAAAATTAAACATAGGAAATATAAGACTAGAAATTTTAAATAATCTTCAAGAAGAAAATATCATACTTACAGATTATGAATTTAATAATATATTCAATTACATATTAATATCTTTATCTATAGAAGAAAATAAAGATTATAAAAGTTATACAAAAGATTATATAACAAACTATCAAAACAAATTTATAAAAGAAAATAACAAAGAAAATAAAGAAAAAATACTTAACTCAATAGAAAAATTCACTAAAAATTTAAAACTTGCAACATCTATAGATTTAAGTAATGATAGAGTTTTTAAAGAATATTTATATAGACATATAAAAAGCTTTTGCATAAAAAAAGACTTTGGGGTAAACAATCAAAGTATAGTTGCAAATGAAATAAAACTAAAATATCCATTTGCTTTTGAGTTAGCAACTATTGCAAAAACTACTTTAGAAAAAGATTTAGACCTTGAAATTGACGAAAATGAAACTGCAAATATTGCTATACACATAGGTGGAGCTCTTCAACGGTCTCGTGAAAACATAAACGAAAAAAGCTTAAAAGCTATAATAGTATGTGCATCTGGAGTAGGAACTTCAATGCTTATAAAAGCAAAATTAGAAGCTAAGTTTGATAAAAAAATTGAAATATTAAAAGTTATACCATCTTATTTAATAGACTATGTAAAGGTTTTAGATGTAGATTTTATAATAGCTACAGTACCTGTTAATATTAAAGATATACCTGTAATAAATGTATCACCATTTTTAGATGATAAGGAAATAAAGATTATAGAGAAGTTTTTAGATACAGGAAAAATATATTATAATATAAATTTATCTGAAATCTTTAATAAAGAATTGTTTTTTACAGATTTAGATTTTGATAACAAATTTGATGTTATAAATTATATGTCAAACATTTTACTTCAAAAGAATTATATAGATGAGGAAATGAAAAACTCTTATATAGACAGAGAAAAAATAGCCACAACTGAAATTGGAAACATGGTAGCAATTCCTCATGGTGCTAAAGGTAAGGTTTTTAAAAATGCTGTTGCAATTGGAATACTTAAAAATCCTATACCTTGGGAAATTGGACAGGTAAGGTTAGTTGTTATGCTTTGTCTGCAAAAGGAAAGTATACTAAACTATGAAGACTTATTTTCTAATATATATAAGCGAATAGATTCAATAGCAAAAGTTATAAGCATTTGTGAGTCTAAAAAATACGATAAATTTATAGCTATGTTTAAAAACTAAAAACATAAAACGACAAATTTCTCTTTTAACTAAGAGAAATTTTTTGTCTTTTAGGAAAATGTATTCAAAGGTATTATAAATGTATAAGATAACACTAACGAGGTGATAACATGATTTACACAGTAACACTTAATCCATCAATAGATTATGTAATAAAACTTAATAATCTAAAAACTGGAGAAGTTAATAGAACTGACGAGGAATACGTATACCCAGGTGGTAAGGGTATAAACGTATCACTAGTATTAAAACAATTAGGATATAAAAGTAGAGCACTAGGTTTTGTAAGTGGATTTACTGGAGCATATATAAAAGATACTTTAATAAATAAAGGATTAGAAGAAGATTTTATAAATCTAGAAAATGGATTTACCAGAATAAATGTAAAAGTAAAAAGTAGTGAAGAAACAGAGATAAATGGACAAGGTCCAAATATAGATAAATTAGCTTTAAATAAGTTATATGAAAAGCTTGATAAGTTAGAGGAAAATGATATTTTGGTATTAGCAGGTAGCATACCAAAAACCCTAGATTCTTCTCTTTATGAAAATATAATGAAAAGGCTAGAAGGAAAAAATGTAAAAATAGTAGTAGATGCAACAAAAGATTTACTAATGAATGTGTTAAAGCACAAACCATTTTTAATAAAACCAAACAATCATGAATTAGAAGAATTGTTTAATGTTAAGCTTAAAACTACTGATGAGATAATAACCTATGCTAAAAAATTAAAAGAAATGGGTGCTAAAAATGTATTAGTATCTAGAGGAAAAGATGGGGCATTACTAATAACAGAAGACGAAAAAGTTTTAATAAGTAATGTAGCAAATGGAAAAGTTAAAAATTCAGTAGGTGCAGGAGACTCTATGGTAGCAGGTTTTATAGCAGGATACTTAAAATCAAACTCTTATGAAGAAGCTTTAAGACTAGGAGCAGCCAGTGGAGGAGCAACAGCATTTTCAAATGATTTAGCAACAAAAGAATATATATACGATTTAATAGATGAAATAAAAATAGAAGGGAGATAAAATATATGAAAATAGTAGACTTAATAGATAAAAAATCCATAAGCCTTGACTTAAAAGCAAAAGATAAAAGTGATGCTATAGATAAGTTAGTAGAACTAGTAAACAATAGTGGA is a window from the Paraclostridium sordellii genome containing:
- a CDS encoding TetR/AcrR family transcriptional regulator, whose protein sequence is MENNTHSEKEILIFNAVNELLNEGVKLHTVKVADIAKKAGIGKGTIYDYFKSKEEILERAFLYNMDIELYENIKKINKGNNFKEKVYIILDIIEKSTTDYSSFSNILFSNLSHNEFKGILENNKDYINKRYELLKKSINDLLSIGVLENIIKEQEDKDYQIMVFESVVTGFGHTICIKNEDKKTIENIKSRAYKLLIKGLN
- a CDS encoding AI-2E family transporter, with product MKKFLDEVSKSIRYIVPIIIFFIGVIIYKNFNQILSFITTNIQTISGVLTPFVIGFFIAYILNKPMNLLQKKFKLNRGISVAIIYGVLLISLVFVWIYIVPIIQTNITDLYSLMPHSIKDVESVITSALANFNISVKNPESALQVKDFITNTLIPSITSIAGVLSQTLLELIGLIVTYTVNIFLGIVISIYLLLSKERNIEIVNDLCECLFGKFYLKAKEFGKILDKNIGSYIIAKFLDSLIYGTACTIILFLLNSHYPLFVGIIVGITNMIPFFGPIIGTIVATFINLFFSFDKALIVLVVMIIVQQLESAILEPHFVGKQVGVPPILTILAVTLAGKYTGFLGMMLSVPVTGVIIIYINRFIEKKKSKIIQSEEYIN
- a CDS encoding BglG family transcription antiterminator; its protein translation is MEYILNKRQLKIIEILKNSTEPINSKALATDIGCSTKTIQVEVKNINSTLEKVKIDSIRGMGYKLVGDIKSVDKLENNTNYNDVDRVSYILKQILTLYKNKTLKLENLADDMYVSLSTIKNDLKEVKDILKDYNLKIISKHKLGISLDGDIEDLKRCILESNIKYKDLSLEGFFSDYVKLNIGNIRLEILNNLQEENIILTDYEFNNIFNYILISLSIEENKDYKSYTKDYITNYQNKFIKENNKENKEKILNSIEKFTKNLKLATSIDLSNDRVFKEYLYRHIKSFCIKKDFGVNNQSIVANEIKLKYPFAFELATIAKTTLEKDLDLEIDENETANIAIHIGGALQRSRENINEKSLKAIIVCASGVGTSMLIKAKLEAKFDKKIEILKVIPSYLIDYVKVLDVDFIIATVPVNIKDIPVINVSPFLDDKEIKIIEKFLDTGKIYYNINLSEIFNKELFFTDLDFDNKFDVINYMSNILLQKNYIDEEMKNSYIDREKIATTEIGNMVAIPHGAKGKVFKNAVAIGILKNPIPWEIGQVRLVVMLCLQKESILNYEDLFSNIYKRIDSIAKVISICESKKYDKFIAMFKN
- the pfkB gene encoding 1-phosphofructokinase, whose amino-acid sequence is MIYTVTLNPSIDYVIKLNNLKTGEVNRTDEEYVYPGGKGINVSLVLKQLGYKSRALGFVSGFTGAYIKDTLINKGLEEDFINLENGFTRINVKVKSSEETEINGQGPNIDKLALNKLYEKLDKLEENDILVLAGSIPKTLDSSLYENIMKRLEGKNVKIVVDATKDLLMNVLKHKPFLIKPNNHELEELFNVKLKTTDEIITYAKKLKEMGAKNVLVSRGKDGALLITEDEKVLISNVANGKVKNSVGAGDSMVAGFIAGYLKSNSYEEALRLGAASGGATAFSNDLATKEYIYDLIDEIKIEGR